In one window of Effusibacillus lacus DNA:
- a CDS encoding ABC transporter permease translates to MHAFRVYLTMIRASILSRLQYRADFLMGILGVFVLNGATLGTTWVLLQRFENLNGWTFWEIVFLYNLWLLGHSFRAIFFRQITFLDDYIVQGTFDGFLTRPASPLLQFLGREVHYMGVGDLILSSTMLTLAYQNLGLDWSPAVWGWFALIVPASTAVEVSLILMMSAIAFKTSRSRAIVNAATQFSFNLVQQYPLDMFNRGVKAIVTFILPFAFMNYYPSLLLLGKWDKAGDSPILAYSSPLVAVILSLLALWMWRWGIRQYQSTGS, encoded by the coding sequence ATGCATGCATTTCGCGTTTATCTGACCATGATCCGGGCTTCCATCCTGTCCCGCTTGCAGTACCGGGCCGATTTTTTGATGGGGATTCTGGGCGTATTCGTACTTAACGGAGCTACTCTGGGGACAACATGGGTTCTGCTGCAGCGGTTTGAAAACTTGAACGGGTGGACCTTCTGGGAGATCGTGTTCCTGTATAACCTGTGGCTGCTCGGCCATAGTTTCCGGGCGATTTTTTTCCGGCAGATTACGTTCCTGGATGATTATATCGTGCAGGGCACCTTTGACGGGTTCCTGACGCGCCCCGCCTCCCCGCTGCTCCAGTTCCTGGGGCGGGAAGTGCATTACATGGGGGTCGGAGACCTGATCCTGTCTTCCACGATGTTGACGCTTGCTTATCAGAACCTGGGTCTGGACTGGTCTCCCGCCGTGTGGGGGTGGTTTGCGCTGATTGTACCGGCTTCCACTGCAGTTGAGGTCTCCCTGATTCTGATGATGTCGGCCATCGCTTTTAAAACATCCCGCTCCCGGGCGATTGTAAACGCGGCCACCCAGTTCAGCTTCAATCTGGTGCAGCAATACCCGCTGGATATGTTTAACCGGGGCGTGAAAGCAATCGTGACGTTCATCCTGCCCTTTGCCTTCATGAACTACTACCCAAGCCTGCTGCTGCTGGGCAAATGGGACAAGGCGGGGGATTCCCCGATTCTGGCCTACTCTTCGCCCCTTGTGGCCGTAATCCTCAGCCTGTTGGCGCTATGGATGTGGCGCTGGGGAATCCGGCAGTATCAGAGCACGGGGTCTTAG
- a CDS encoding chromate resistance protein ChrB domain-containing protein, with protein sequence MKWVTWENVGVDRMACAWLIKQYIDPEAEFLFVPTGQKPLPEGAEPFDIPGVRFTHRRGHCTFHTMLREFDLKDPILHRIARIVDEADTVQDIALEPAAPGLDLICRGIRSTCPDDHTVLERGSIIYEALYAQLAKEPI encoded by the coding sequence GTGAAGTGGGTTACGTGGGAAAACGTTGGGGTTGACCGAATGGCATGCGCATGGTTGATTAAACAGTATATCGACCCGGAAGCCGAGTTTTTGTTCGTTCCGACGGGGCAGAAGCCCCTGCCCGAAGGGGCGGAACCGTTCGACATTCCGGGAGTTCGTTTTACGCACAGGCGAGGGCATTGCACGTTTCACACGATGCTTCGGGAGTTTGACTTGAAAGACCCGATTCTTCATCGAATTGCCCGGATTGTCGACGAGGCGGACACAGTCCAGGATATCGCCTTAGAGCCTGCGGCGCCGGGACTTGACCTGATTTGCCGAGGGATTCGTTCGACTTGCCCCGACGACCATACGGTGCTTGAACGGGGCAGCATCATATACGAGGCTCTTTACGCGCAACTTGCCAAAGAGCCTATTTAA
- a CDS encoding Chromate resistance protein ChrB, with the protein MQTWMSLFYKLPPEPTSKRVYVWRKLKRLGAILLHDAVWILPSTPRTLEQFQWLAAEIAEMGGEAYLTESRFVLTGQEEALKKQFIEQVDKVYAEILGELEREDADLTSLSKRYQQVRTQNYFQSDLDKKVREALLSEKGGIES; encoded by the coding sequence TTGCAGACTTGGATGTCGCTTTTCTACAAACTCCCGCCCGAGCCGACGTCGAAACGGGTGTATGTCTGGCGGAAACTCAAACGACTCGGCGCGATTTTGCTGCACGACGCGGTTTGGATCCTGCCATCGACGCCCCGAACCTTGGAACAGTTTCAATGGTTGGCGGCGGAGATCGCGGAAATGGGCGGGGAGGCTTATTTAACGGAATCCCGGTTTGTGTTGACGGGGCAGGAAGAGGCGCTGAAAAAACAGTTTATCGAGCAGGTCGATAAGGTTTACGCCGAAATCTTGGGTGAACTCGAGAGAGAGGACGCGGACCTCACATCGCTTTCGAAACGGTATCAGCAGGTTCGAACACAAAATTATTTCCAATCGGATCTAGATAAAAAAGTTCGGGAGGCGTTACTATCCGAAAAAGGAGGGATTGAATCGTGA
- a CDS encoding chromate transporter — MSEPIKKSDTAVQLQDATYSLWQLVLYFLKLGTIGFGGPVALVGYMFRDLVEKRRWISESDYKDGLALSQLAPGPLAAQLGFYLGYVHYSVLGATLVGIAFVLPSFLMVVALGWAYAAFGGLTWMQAVFYAVGASVIGIIAFSAYKLTSKTIGKDWLLWAIFLVVAVYTVVTETEEVIMFLAAGILYWLVKAPPKGLKWRNMGFIGLAEPAKNALGAVQATDSGTLWNIFTFFTKAGAFVFGSGLAIVPFLFSGVVKEYQWLTDHQFLDAVAVAMITPGPVVITTGFIGYLVAGFPGASIAALATFLPAYLLTIIPAPFFKKYGKRPGINAFVTGVTAAATGAITGAVIVLGKRSLVDVPTVSFALATLLLLWKSKKVSEPIIVLAASIIGLIVYPITH; from the coding sequence ATGAGTGAACCAATTAAAAAGTCTGATACCGCTGTACAGCTTCAAGATGCAACGTATTCTCTTTGGCAACTTGTTCTTTACTTTTTAAAGCTTGGAACCATTGGGTTCGGGGGACCTGTTGCTCTCGTGGGTTACATGTTTCGGGATCTCGTGGAAAAGCGTCGCTGGATATCCGAATCCGATTACAAAGACGGTCTTGCTTTATCCCAGCTTGCTCCGGGTCCTTTAGCGGCACAATTGGGATTTTATCTCGGATACGTTCATTACAGCGTTCTTGGGGCTACTCTCGTGGGGATTGCATTCGTTCTACCTTCATTCTTAATGGTCGTGGCTTTAGGATGGGCTTACGCCGCATTTGGCGGTTTGACTTGGATGCAAGCCGTGTTCTACGCTGTCGGGGCGAGCGTCATCGGGATTATCGCTTTTAGCGCGTACAAACTCACATCGAAAACGATCGGCAAGGATTGGCTGCTTTGGGCAATTTTTTTGGTGGTAGCTGTTTATACGGTTGTTACCGAAACAGAGGAAGTGATCATGTTTTTGGCAGCCGGAATCTTATATTGGCTGGTAAAGGCTCCGCCCAAAGGTTTAAAATGGAGAAACATGGGATTTATCGGTCTTGCCGAACCCGCGAAAAACGCGTTGGGTGCTGTTCAAGCAACGGACTCGGGAACTCTTTGGAACATCTTCACTTTCTTCACAAAAGCGGGAGCTTTCGTTTTTGGAAGTGGTCTCGCAATCGTTCCCTTCCTTTTCTCCGGAGTGGTCAAAGAATACCAGTGGTTGACGGACCATCAGTTCCTCGACGCGGTGGCGGTCGCAATGATCACACCGGGACCGGTCGTGATAACGACCGGATTTATCGGGTATCTGGTGGCTGGATTCCCGGGAGCGAGTATCGCGGCGCTCGCGACGTTCCTGCCGGCTTATTTGCTAACCATTATTCCTGCGCCTTTCTTTAAAAAGTACGGAAAACGTCCAGGAATCAACGCTTTCGTAACGGGCGTGACAGCGGCTGCTACGGGAGCGATAACGGGAGCTGTGATTGTGCTTGGCAAACGGTCTCTTGTGGATGTCCCAACCGTATCGTTCGCTTTGGCAACACTGTTGCTGCTTTGGAAGAGTAAAAAAGTTTCGGAACCCATAATCGTTCTGGCGGCGTCAATCATAGGTCTAATCGTCTATCCAATTACCCATTAA
- a CDS encoding DUF4158 domain-containing protein, which translates to MKRNWELDELIEHFTILPNEMKLIENKTGETKIGFAVLLKFFQYEARFPTQKYEVPKAVIAYIAKQLFQDPSLYAQYDWTGRSITYHRTQIREYFGFREDTIQDAQDMIDWLCKNVLYHDHEFEHLQETVYRRFRELKIVPPSQDRIERLIRSAIHSYEEQFFQSTFQKLLESSLTKLDSSGQHYISGC; encoded by the coding sequence ATGAAACGAAATTGGGAACTGGACGAACTGATTGAACATTTTACAATACTACCAAACGAAATGAAGCTAATCGAAAACAAAACAGGTGAAACTAAGATCGGCTTTGCGGTACTACTTAAGTTTTTCCAGTATGAAGCGAGGTTTCCAACACAAAAATATGAAGTTCCAAAAGCTGTGATTGCTTATATCGCTAAACAGCTCTTCCAAGATCCCTCATTATACGCTCAATACGATTGGACCGGTCGTTCCATTACATATCACCGCACACAGATTCGGGAATATTTCGGATTCCGAGAGGACACCATCCAGGACGCTCAGGACATGATCGATTGGCTTTGCAAGAACGTCCTTTATCACGATCACGAATTCGAACACCTTCAAGAAACTGTTTACCGACGATTCCGGGAATTGAAGATTGTACCACCTTCACAGGATCGAATCGAACGGCTGATTCGTTCCGCTATCCATTCCTATGAAGAACAGTTTTTTCAATCCACATTTCAAAAATTGCTTGAGTCGTCTTTGACAAAATTGGACTCTAGTGGACAGCATTACATATCTGGATGCTGA
- a CDS encoding sensor histidine kinase, with protein MIGWLTKSLFRRLLFSYLITVLLGVGVVGFFVSFFNKEHIYETAQRELLRKAKNVNLAIQEVPAITEKELDILAFLDQSFDARIWVFDREGKITATSLKDEVFIGKSVASSIVDKVLQGNEVINELEFKGLTKPMLSVVVPWGKKDQVYGGIVLHAPIEGIDRTLGYLRETVLWATLIGILISTAMVSYLSWSIARPLRKIDKTAMEIGSGNYSQRVHVESTDEIGDLAQTINKLAEKLEQVELDRLKAESVRSDFLANVSHELRTPLTAMQGFLEALQDGLVEEEARQKYYLVMYQETLHMSRLVDDLMDLVKLENGEVTLFKTPVDIGEILHKVAFAFRQEAEGKNTSITVEVANDLPKAHADKHRATQIVKNLVKNAVKFTENGKIRISAVKENGYIHLKVSDTGIGIAEEDIGRIWERFFKGDRVRSRTNTGSGLGLSIVRELVGLHDGKIIVSSELGKGTEFSVWLPSIESSQSGLGS; from the coding sequence ATGATTGGCTGGTTGACCAAGAGCCTTTTTCGGCGGCTTCTGTTCAGTTATCTGATTACGGTTCTTCTGGGTGTGGGAGTTGTAGGGTTCTTTGTGTCATTTTTCAATAAAGAACATATCTATGAAACCGCCCAGCGGGAACTGCTCCGAAAAGCGAAAAACGTGAATTTGGCCATTCAGGAAGTGCCTGCAATTACCGAAAAAGAATTGGATATTTTGGCATTTCTTGATCAGTCATTTGATGCTCGCATCTGGGTGTTTGACCGGGAAGGGAAAATTACGGCCACTTCTTTAAAAGACGAAGTATTTATCGGGAAATCAGTCGCTTCTTCAATTGTTGACAAGGTGCTGCAGGGGAATGAAGTCATCAACGAGTTGGAGTTTAAGGGACTTACGAAACCCATGTTATCGGTGGTGGTTCCCTGGGGAAAAAAAGATCAGGTTTATGGCGGGATTGTGCTGCATGCCCCAATCGAAGGCATCGATCGAACCCTGGGGTACCTGAGGGAGACCGTTTTGTGGGCTACTTTGATCGGGATTCTGATTTCCACCGCCATGGTATCCTATCTTTCCTGGTCGATCGCGCGTCCTTTGCGAAAAATTGACAAGACAGCAATGGAGATAGGAAGCGGCAACTACAGTCAACGGGTTCATGTGGAAAGTACGGACGAGATTGGAGACCTTGCCCAAACCATAAACAAATTGGCAGAAAAACTCGAGCAAGTGGAGTTGGATCGACTGAAGGCCGAATCGGTCAGAAGCGACTTTCTGGCGAATGTATCCCACGAACTGAGGACGCCGCTGACCGCCATGCAAGGATTTCTGGAAGCGCTGCAGGACGGTCTGGTAGAGGAAGAAGCCAGACAAAAATACTACCTGGTCATGTATCAGGAGACACTGCATATGAGCCGTTTAGTCGATGATCTGATGGATCTGGTCAAGCTGGAAAACGGGGAGGTTACTTTGTTTAAGACCCCGGTTGATATCGGCGAGATCTTGCATAAGGTGGCATTTGCCTTCCGGCAGGAAGCGGAAGGGAAAAATACGTCGATCACGGTAGAGGTTGCGAATGACCTGCCGAAAGCACATGCGGACAAGCATCGAGCAACCCAAATCGTAAAAAACTTGGTCAAGAATGCTGTTAAATTTACTGAGAACGGAAAAATAAGGATTTCGGCTGTTAAAGAAAACGGGTATATTCACCTGAAAGTATCTGACACAGGGATTGGAATTGCCGAAGAGGACATAGGCCGTATTTGGGAACGTTTCTTTAAAGGCGATCGCGTCCGTTCCAGAACGAATACGGGAAGCGGGTTAGGGCTTTCCATCGTCAGGGAATTGGTCGGCTTGCATGATGGAAAAATCATCGTAAGCAGTGAGTTAGGAAAAGGAACGGAGTTTTCCGTTTGGCTGCCATCCATCGAAAGTTCGCAATCGGGATTGGGATCATAA
- a CDS encoding response regulator transcription factor yields MLHTKVLLADDDRNVREIIRLYFNKQQIELLEADNGYAALEIARNDSPHVVILDVMMPGMDGFEVCKEIRKESDVPIIMLTAKEEEFDRVLGLELGADDYMTKPFSPRELVARMKAIFRRLHPREVEETSTCLSFKDLKIDRTRREVTVKGEIISFRPKEFDLLVQMAKSPGSVFTREQLLEQIWGYSFFGDIRTVDVHIKKIRQRLSNLDYDPVQTVWGVGYKFEAQP; encoded by the coding sequence ATGCTTCATACCAAAGTATTGTTAGCGGATGACGATAGGAATGTAAGGGAAATTATTCGATTGTACTTCAACAAACAACAGATTGAGCTTCTGGAAGCGGACAATGGATATGCTGCATTGGAAATAGCCAGAAATGATTCTCCCCACGTTGTAATCCTGGATGTCATGATGCCGGGAATGGATGGATTTGAAGTTTGCAAAGAAATACGCAAGGAATCGGACGTTCCCATTATCATGTTGACCGCCAAGGAAGAGGAATTTGACAGAGTCTTGGGGTTGGAACTGGGCGCCGATGATTATATGACGAAACCGTTCAGCCCAAGAGAGCTTGTTGCCCGTATGAAAGCCATTTTTAGACGACTGCATCCGAGGGAGGTCGAAGAAACCAGTACCTGTTTGTCCTTCAAAGATCTCAAGATTGACAGGACCCGACGCGAAGTTACGGTAAAAGGGGAAATAATTTCATTTCGTCCGAAGGAATTTGATCTGCTGGTTCAAATGGCAAAATCCCCCGGCAGTGTATTTACAAGGGAGCAGTTGTTGGAACAAATTTGGGGGTACTCTTTTTTCGGCGATATAAGAACAGTGGACGTCCATATCAAAAAGATCAGGCAAAGGCTCTCCAACCTGGATTACGATCCTGTTCAGACGGTCTGGGGTGTCGGCTACAAGTTTGAGGCACAACCATGA
- a CDS encoding DUF2249 domain-containing protein: protein MSEFAATVVAPEYPPHMKHKVIFETFDKLQPGEALQLINDHDPRPLRYQFEMERPGQFSWEYLEQGPATFRVKIGRI from the coding sequence ATGAGTGAATTTGCAGCGACAGTAGTAGCGCCGGAGTATCCACCCCATATGAAACACAAAGTGATTTTCGAGACTTTTGACAAACTGCAGCCGGGAGAAGCCCTGCAGCTGATCAACGACCATGATCCCCGTCCGTTGCGGTACCAGTTTGAGATGGAAAGGCCCGGGCAGTTCAGTTGGGAGTATCTGGAACAGGGGCCGGCCACTTTCCGTGTGAAGATCGGCCGTATTTAA
- a CDS encoding methyl-accepting chemotaxis protein, with translation MIKKFKDLRLTVKITSLAVALVLTSVIAIVVAGYNVNFKQVMEAAGEELYGCASITSGLFTPVDIEDMLAGKQPTPSVQSKIDWIIDHKPIFMNAAIMTLDGKLLAPDKNLIKEGFKSGDKFHIDQEAVNMMKTMKHPTYSGIYTFGQHERQTGYAPIYKDHDPSKEIIAMMAIDFDSDIIYSRTWDSLRLIIVISVIFPIFTGFTIYLVVRRMLKPIQSVGEYAKRVAEGDLTIGELTVANRDEVGLLTEDFNKMAGSLKNIIQLVALNAHQVAASSEQLTASAEHTSRATGQITQAIQQIAAGTDQQLTRVHRTNDAVGEISSGIQQIAEGVQTVAHSSLKASETAEDGNRAMRHMMEQMSQINQKVQRTSVIIETLNEKSAEIGQMVTLITDIARQTNLLALNAAIEAARAGEQGKGFSVVADEVRKLAEQSGTAAEQIRQNIQVVQSEIENAVTSMHDGTLAAQEGLSIVAQTGESFRHIVAAVEEVSSQVQDINQNVKRIHDGTQSLVESIEEISDLSQQFAGNAQNVAAAAEEQNTTVEEIASSSAMLTRMAAELQEAVNRFRL, from the coding sequence GTGATTAAAAAATTTAAAGACTTAAGGCTCACAGTCAAGATTACCTCTCTGGCTGTGGCACTGGTCCTCACCAGTGTAATAGCAATTGTTGTCGCGGGGTACAATGTGAACTTTAAACAGGTGATGGAAGCGGCGGGTGAAGAATTGTACGGCTGTGCCAGCATCACCAGCGGACTGTTCACCCCTGTGGATATCGAAGACATGCTTGCAGGCAAGCAGCCGACTCCTTCTGTCCAGTCCAAGATCGATTGGATCATTGACCACAAACCGATTTTCATGAATGCGGCCATTATGACATTGGACGGCAAATTGTTGGCACCGGACAAGAACCTCATCAAGGAAGGGTTTAAGTCCGGGGACAAGTTTCATATTGATCAGGAAGCGGTCAATATGATGAAGACAATGAAACATCCGACTTATTCGGGCATTTATACCTTTGGCCAGCATGAGCGCCAGACCGGGTACGCCCCCATCTACAAAGACCACGATCCTTCCAAGGAAATCATTGCCATGATGGCGATCGATTTTGATTCCGACATCATTTACAGCCGTACATGGGACAGTTTGCGTTTAATTATCGTCATTTCCGTCATCTTCCCCATATTTACCGGTTTCACCATTTATCTGGTGGTAAGACGCATGCTGAAGCCGATTCAATCTGTGGGCGAGTACGCGAAACGGGTGGCGGAAGGCGATTTGACAATTGGTGAATTGACGGTAGCCAACAGGGACGAAGTGGGACTGCTGACAGAGGACTTCAACAAAATGGCCGGCAGTCTGAAGAACATCATCCAATTGGTAGCCTTAAACGCCCATCAGGTCGCAGCATCTTCCGAACAGCTGACGGCAAGCGCCGAGCATACCAGCCGTGCAACCGGGCAGATTACTCAAGCTATCCAGCAAATCGCCGCTGGCACCGATCAGCAATTGACACGCGTACATAGGACAAATGATGCGGTTGGCGAAATCTCTTCCGGAATCCAACAGATAGCAGAAGGTGTGCAGACCGTAGCCCACTCTTCCCTGAAAGCCTCGGAGACAGCCGAAGATGGAAACCGCGCCATGCGGCATATGATGGAACAGATGAGTCAAATCAACCAGAAGGTTCAGCGCACGTCCGTCATAATTGAAACCCTTAATGAAAAATCGGCCGAGATCGGTCAGATGGTCACGCTTATCACCGACATCGCGCGGCAGACCAACCTCCTGGCATTGAACGCGGCAATCGAAGCGGCCAGAGCAGGTGAGCAAGGCAAAGGGTTCAGCGTTGTTGCGGATGAGGTTCGCAAACTGGCCGAGCAATCCGGAACGGCCGCCGAACAGATTCGCCAGAACATCCAGGTGGTGCAAAGCGAGATCGAAAACGCCGTAACTTCCATGCATGATGGAACATTGGCCGCCCAGGAAGGTTTATCGATTGTGGCCCAAACCGGGGAGTCTTTCCGGCACATTGTTGCGGCAGTGGAGGAAGTATCAAGCCAGGTTCAGGACATTAACCAGAACGTGAAGCGCATCCATGATGGAACCCAATCACTGGTTGAATCCATTGAGGAGATTTCGGATCTGTCCCAACAGTTCGCGGGGAATGCCCAGAATGTGGCGGCTGCGGCAGAAGAACAAAATACGACGGTTGAAGAGATTGCTTCTTCGTCAGCCATGCTCACCCGGATGGCGGCTGAACTGCAGGAAGCTGTCAACCGGTTTAGACTCTGA
- a CDS encoding ASCH domain-containing protein, with protein MSKTLPPKTCSIDRMITREEDVQKVLTGEKTAQRRNGRYADPGETWEVEGRKFEVTEVYQQSLGEMTDEHARMEGYKDLEAYKQSILSIHPGMPWVPAMKVWVHEFREVK; from the coding sequence ATGTCGAAAACTTTACCGCCAAAGACATGCTCAATTGATAGGATGATCACCCGCGAAGAAGATGTACAAAAGGTTCTGACGGGGGAAAAAACGGCCCAGCGCCGAAACGGCCGTTATGCGGATCCAGGTGAAACCTGGGAGGTTGAAGGAAGAAAATTCGAGGTTACCGAGGTATACCAGCAGTCGCTGGGGGAAATGACAGATGAACATGCAAGAATGGAAGGATATAAGGATTTGGAAGCTTATAAGCAAAGCATTCTTTCCATCCATCCGGGAATGCCTTGGGTGCCCGCCATGAAAGTGTGGGTGCATGAGTTTCGTGAAGTGAAATAA
- a CDS encoding cytochrome d ubiquinol oxidase subunit II has translation MSYELIGITVLWLFLYGYVIVASIDFGAGFFSYYGKVTGKGEVINQVINRYLSPVWEVTNVFLIFFLVGIVGFFPDTAYYFGTALLVPGSIALILLAIRGSFYAFHHYGSKPNTFYEFLYGTTGLLIPASLATILTISEGGFIEKKGNEVVLLMDTLLKSPYSWSVVLLALVSVLFISASFLTYYAHKAEDYEAERVLHKWALGWSLPTIFASFLVFVAMSDHNMQHFTSMLDNSWMFVVSMGFFTLAVYLLMVRKYYGWMFLSVLLQFGFAFFGYGKSHLPYILYPYITVQGSVNNPVMAQALIWAFIGGLSLLVPSLLLLMKLFLFDAKYVKGR, from the coding sequence ATGTCGTATGAGTTGATAGGCATCACGGTCCTGTGGCTTTTCTTATATGGTTACGTGATAGTGGCTTCCATCGACTTCGGAGCGGGCTTCTTCTCTTACTACGGAAAGGTTACGGGAAAGGGAGAAGTTATTAACCAGGTGATCAACCGCTATCTCTCGCCCGTTTGGGAAGTCACGAATGTATTTCTGATCTTCTTTCTGGTGGGAATTGTCGGATTCTTTCCGGATACCGCCTACTATTTCGGAACAGCCTTGCTGGTTCCTGGCAGCATCGCTTTGATTCTGCTTGCGATTCGCGGTTCTTTCTACGCGTTCCATCATTACGGGAGCAAACCCAATACCTTCTATGAATTTCTGTATGGAACCACGGGATTGTTGATTCCCGCCTCCCTGGCAACCATCCTGACCATCTCGGAAGGCGGATTTATTGAAAAAAAAGGGAATGAAGTGGTGCTTCTGATGGATACCCTGTTGAAGAGCCCTTATTCCTGGTCGGTGGTATTGTTGGCATTAGTCAGTGTGCTGTTTATCAGTGCCAGCTTCTTGACCTACTACGCTCATAAAGCAGAGGACTACGAAGCAGAACGTGTTCTTCACAAATGGGCGTTGGGCTGGAGCTTGCCTACCATCTTTGCGAGTTTTCTGGTGTTTGTGGCAATGAGTGACCACAACATGCAGCATTTTACCAGCATGCTCGATAACAGTTGGATGTTCGTGGTGTCCATGGGCTTTTTCACCCTTGCCGTCTATCTGTTGATGGTCCGTAAATATTACGGATGGATGTTTCTATCCGTGTTGCTGCAGTTTGGTTTTGCGTTCTTCGGGTACGGGAAATCCCATTTGCCTTATATTCTGTACCCTTATATTACGGTACAGGGAAGTGTGAACAACCCGGTAATGGCACAGGCTCTGATTTGGGCGTTTATCGGAGGGCTTAGCTTGCTGGTTCCTTCGCTGTTACTCTTAATGAAGCTGTTCTTGTTTGACGCCAAATACGTGAAAGGCAGGTAG
- a CDS encoding cytochrome ubiquinol oxidase subunit I — MEFDTFMQSRILTGLTLGFHIIFATIGVGVPVMIMIAEWMGIRKNDPHYRLLARRWARGFTVTVAVGVVTGTAIGMQLSLLWPSFMQLAGQVIALPLFMETFAFFFEAIFLGIYLYTWDRFKKPIYHCLLVIPVVIGSSASAFFITTVNAFMNTPQGFKLENGVITGIEPLKAMFNPATPTKVAHVLSSAYLTSAFVLAAITAWFILRGSRSDYYQKALRLTMTWSLVFAIATAVIGDLSGKFLAEYQPEKLAAAEWHFETEKQADLILGGVLDKETLEVKGELRIPMALSILAGSHPDTEVTGLNEFPRDLWPPLYVHYLFDLMVGIGMYLAAVAGLFVLVRIWKKKHEWNPWLLRLIVLGGPLSMLAIELGWIFTEVGRQPWILRGFMRTDEGVTTSANVGQMLVLFSGLYAVLGIVCTVVLIRMFRKNPPEKEMGKRGIEGGGQHVV; from the coding sequence ATGGAATTCGATACATTTATGCAAAGTCGTATACTTACTGGACTAACTCTTGGCTTTCACATTATCTTTGCCACAATAGGTGTTGGCGTCCCTGTCATGATCATGATTGCCGAATGGATGGGAATTCGCAAGAACGACCCTCATTATAGATTGCTGGCACGTCGTTGGGCACGAGGGTTTACGGTAACTGTGGCTGTGGGGGTGGTCACGGGCACCGCCATCGGGATGCAGCTGTCTCTGCTCTGGCCCAGTTTCATGCAACTGGCCGGACAGGTCATAGCACTGCCACTGTTTATGGAGACATTCGCATTCTTCTTTGAAGCTATCTTTCTGGGAATCTATTTGTATACCTGGGACCGATTCAAGAAGCCGATTTACCATTGTCTTCTGGTGATCCCCGTCGTGATCGGTTCCTCCGCGTCTGCGTTCTTTATCACAACCGTGAATGCTTTTATGAACACACCTCAGGGATTCAAGCTGGAGAACGGCGTCATCACGGGTATCGAGCCGTTGAAGGCCATGTTTAACCCTGCTACTCCAACAAAGGTGGCGCACGTCCTTTCGTCTGCGTATCTTACATCCGCATTTGTACTGGCAGCTATAACCGCTTGGTTCATTCTGCGTGGCAGCCGCAGTGACTATTATCAAAAAGCCCTTCGCCTGACCATGACTTGGAGCCTTGTGTTTGCGATAGCCACAGCGGTTATCGGTGACTTGTCAGGCAAATTTCTGGCTGAATATCAACCGGAAAAATTGGCGGCAGCAGAATGGCATTTTGAAACTGAGAAGCAGGCCGACCTGATTCTTGGTGGCGTGTTGGATAAGGAGACTCTGGAGGTTAAAGGGGAACTCCGAATTCCGATGGCTCTCAGTATCCTGGCAGGAAGCCATCCAGACACCGAAGTAACGGGGCTTAACGAGTTCCCTCGCGACCTCTGGCCCCCCCTCTACGTTCACTACCTGTTTGATCTGATGGTGGGGATCGGGATGTACCTGGCCGCTGTGGCAGGTTTGTTCGTTCTCGTTCGTATCTGGAAGAAAAAGCACGAGTGGAATCCCTGGCTGCTTCGCTTGATCGTTCTGGGAGGCCCGCTGTCGATGCTGGCAATTGAACTGGGGTGGATCTTTACCGAAGTGGGGCGCCAGCCCTGGATCCTGAGGGGATTCATGCGTACGGATGAGGGTGTCACCACATCTGCCAATGTGGGTCAGATGCTGGTCCTTTTTTCCGGGCTGTATGCGGTGTTGGGTATCGTATGTACGGTTGTATTGATTCGGATGTTCCGTAAAAATCCGCCGGAGAAGGAAATGGGGAAGCGGGGCATCGAAGGGGGTGGGCAGCATGTCGTATGA
- a CDS encoding sulfurtransferase TusA family protein codes for MVYALEALQNMKSGEILEVLTDCPQSFASVPEEVVAHGHLLVCEPIKEGPMIRFYVKAK; via the coding sequence GTGGTGTATGCGCTGGAGGCGCTGCAGAATATGAAGTCAGGTGAAATCCTCGAGGTCCTTACGGATTGTCCCCAATCCTTTGCCAGTGTGCCGGAAGAAGTGGTAGCTCATGGGCATTTGTTGGTTTGCGAACCGATTAAGGAAGGTCCGATGATTCGATTCTATGTGAAAGCGAAGTAA